TTCTACCGCAGCTTGGCCAAGTCCTACCGGCGTACTCAGCGGGCCGTGCAGGACGATCCGCTCCTGGGCGACATGTTCCATCCGGGCTTCCGCAGACACCTGCGCCAATGGGACCGCACGGCGCGCGGGTATCTGGCTGCGCAAGACGATCCTCAAGCTCTGGCCCGTTGGCGGGAGGCAACCCGCCGCCGGCTGCTGGGCGAGGGCTTCAGTGCCGACCTGGCCGAGGAGTACGTCAAGTGCCCGGCCCGCAGCGTGGCTTTCGTGCGCCGCTTCTCCTTCCTCTGGGAACCCTGACCTTGGTGAGGTCAGATTCCGTGGTATCCTTCTTTACTTCGTGTCTAGAGAGGCCTAAGCTGAATGTTCACACCAATTCCCAAGACCCTGGAAGAGCTCCGAGACGGACGCATGATCGTCTTGGTCGATGACGAAAACCGCGAGAATGAAGGTGACTTGGTGGTGGCTGCCGAGAAGGTCACTCCCGAGGTCATCAACTTCATGGCCATGTACGCGCGCGGACTGATTTGCCTGGCCATGACGCCCGAGAAGTGCGACCGACTGGGACTCCACTTGATGGCGCCCCAAAACGACTCCAAGTTCGGCACGGCCTTCACGGCTTCGATCGACGCCGCTCAGGGAGTGACCTCAGGCGTCTCGGCACAGGACCGGGCCCACACCATTCTCACTGCCGTCGACGACCAGTGCAGCGTCGAAGACCTGGCCTCGCCCGGGCACATCTTTCCGCTCCGGGCCCGCCGCGGGGGCGTGCTGGTGCGGGCCGGGCAGACCGAGGGTTCGGTCGACTTGGCCCGGCTGGCCGGGCTGCGAGCGGCCGGGGTCATCTGCGAGATCATGAATCCGGACGGAACCATGGCCCGCGTCCCCCAACTGATCGAGTTTTGCCACAAGCACGGACTGGCCCTGGCCTCGGTAGCCGACATCATCGAGTACCGCCGCCGCAGCGAGAGGCTGATCGAGAAGGTGGTCGATGTCGAAATGCCCACCGAATATGGGGACTTCCGCCTCCATTGCTACCGCTCCCAGATCGACGAGTACCTGCATCTGGCCATGACCTGCGGCGATGTGGGCGAGGGCAAGGTGCATGACGAACCCATCCTGGTGCGCGTCCACTCCGAGTGTCTGACGGGAGACATCTTCCACTCCCTCAGGTGCGATTGCGGGCCTCAGTTGGAAGGCTCCATGCGGCGCATCGCTGAGGCCGGTACCGGCGTGGTCCTCTACATCCGCCAGGAAGGCCGCGGCATCGGACTCATCAACAAGCTCAAAGCTTACGCCTTGCAGGAACAGGGTTTGGATACCGTGGAAGCCAATACCCGCCTGGGCCTGCCGGCCGACTTGAGAGAATATGGCATCGGGGCACAGATCCTGATCGATCTGGGCATCCGAAAGCTCCACCTGCTCACCAACAATCCCAAGAAGATCCGCGGCATCAGCGGGTACGGCCTGGAGGTCGTGGATCAAATCCCCATCGAGATTCCTCCCACCGCCCACAACCGCCGCTACTTGCGCGCCAAGCGCGACAAGCTGGGCCACCTCTTCGAAGAGATCAACGACGCCATCAGCGACTGAACTTGCTCCTCTCCCGTAGCGTGGAAGGCCCGGTCTTGCTAAGCTGGGCGCTCAGATTTTTCCAACAAGGGGAGGAGACCGATGACGAAGAAATGGATGGGGGCAGCGGCGCTTTTCCTGGCCCTGGCTTTGGCGCTTTCCTGCGCACAACCCACCGAGTACGACCTGATTATCCGCAACGGCGTCATCTACGACGGATTGGGCGGAGAGCCCTACAAAGGCGACGTTGCCTTCAACGGCGACCGCATCGCCGCGGTCGGCGACCTGGGCTCGGCCGTGGGCCTCGAAGAAGTGGACGCCCAGGGCAAGGCGGTGACGCCCGGCTTCATCAACATGCTCAGTTGGGCCACCGAGAGCCTGATCGTGGACGGACGCGCCATGAGCGACGTGCTGCAAGGGGTGACCCTCGAGGTCATGGGAGAGGGATGGTCGATGGGCCCCCTCAGCGAAACCATGAAAGAACAGGCTCGGGAGCAGCAAGGCGACATCAAGTACGACATCGAATGGACGAGCCTGGGCGAGTACCTGGAATACCTCGAGAACAAGGGCGTCTCGGTCAACGTGGCTTCCTACCTGGGAGCCACCACCTTGCGTATCCATGAGATCGGTTTCGAGGACCGTCCGCCCAGCGAGGAAGAACTGCAACGCATGCGCCAGTTGGTGCACCAGGCCATGCAGGAAGGCGCCTTGGGCATCGGCTCCTCGCTGATCTATGCTCCCGCTTTCTACGCCTCCACCGAAGAGCTGATCGAATTGTGCAAGGTGGCTTCCCAGTACGGCGGTAGCTACATCTCCCACATGCGCAGCGAAGGCAACCAGTTCCTGGAGGCGCTGGATGAAACGATGCGCATCGCCCGCCAGGCCGACATCGCCGCCGAGGTCTACCATCTCAAGGCGGCGGGCCGCGACAACTGGGAGAAGATGGATCAGGCCATCGCCAAGATCGAGCAGGCCCGTGCCCAAGGTTTGGAGATCCGCGCCGACATGTACACCTACACCGCGGGCGCTACCGGACTGGACGCCTCCATGCCTCCCTGGGTGCAGGAAGGCGGGCTGGATGACTGGATCGAGCGCCTCAAGGATCCCGCCACGCGCCGCCGCGTCATGGCCGAGATGACTACCCACACCGACGAATGGGAGAATCTCTTTCATGCCGCCGGCAGCGCCGAGAACCTTCTGCTGGTGGGATTCAAGAACGACGACCTCAAGCACCTGACGGGCAAGTCGCTGGCCGAGGTGGCGGAAATGCGCGGCACCTCTCCCGCCGAAACGGCCATGGACCTGGTCATCGAGGACGGCAGCCGGGTGGGGACGGTCTACTTCCTGATGCAGGAAGAAAACATCAAGAAGAAGATCGCCCAGCCTTGGGTGACGTTCGGCTCAGATGCCGAGGCCCCGGCGGCCGAAGGCGTCTTTCTCAAGTCCAGCACTCACCCCCGCGCCTACGGCAACTTCGCCCGTCTGCTGGGCAAATACGTGCGCGAGGAAAAGGTGATTCCGCTGCGCGAGGCCATTCGCCGTCTGACCTCCCTGCCCGCCGGGAACCTCAAGATCAAGCAACGCGGACAGTTGGCCGAGGGCTACTTCGCCGATGTGGTGGTGTTCGATCCCGAGGCCGTCATCGACAGGGCCACCTTTGCCCAACCTCACCAGTACGCCGAGGGCGTCATTCACGTCTTCGTCAATGGCGAGCAGGTGCTCGACAACGGCCAGCACACCGGCGCCACGCCCGGACGCGTGGTCAGGGGACCCGGCTACAAAGGATCGGAGGGAGAAAACTAGCAGTAGCGAGCGACCTCATACCGCCGAGAGCAATTGGGCCTTCACGGCGGTCGCTGGAACTTGAGCCGTGTGTGAACTTGTTGGCCACCGAGTGGCCGTAGTACAGCGCGTCAGAAGTTTTGAGCCACCCTGTCGCGTTATTCCAGGCTCTCAACGTTCGGACCTTTACCGTCTGATACCCAGGGTGGCGCCGCCGTCTCGCTTGCGTTCGCCGGGGCTGACCCTGGGCTGGCGAATCTGTCCCTTTCGGGGACAAGAAACGGAGGGCCCCTGGCTCAGAAGTTATGACCGGCAGCCCTAGAGTCTGACGCGCCCGCCTAGCGGACGCCCTCGGCGCCGTCGGCGTAGTATCCCTCGCGGTGGCGCAGACGCAGACCGCCCTTGTCCTTGAGCTTGACGCGGATCTTGCGGAAGGTGCCGTCTTTGGCGGTGTTGGTGGGATTGTAGACGAGCAGATACTGGCTGCGCAGTTCTTTGTTGATGTTCTCGAACGACTCTTCCAGCTTGCTCACCGAGTAGGGGAAGAGGGCCAGTCCGCCGGTGCTCTCGCTCATTTTCTCCAGGTTGTTCCATCCCTTCTTGCGCTGATCGGCGCCGAAGCGGTTGGTGCCGATGGCGTAGATGGCCACTTCGTTGCGCAAGGCCATCTCCAGGGTTTCCTGGCGCGAGTACCTGCTGTCGCGGTCGACTCCGTCGCTGATGAGGAGGATGACTTTGCGGTCTTGTCCGCGTCCATACGACATCTTGTCCAGGGAGACGCGGTAGACGGCGTCGAAGAGCGCCGTTCCGCCCCCGGCCTGAAGCCCGTCGATGGCCCGGGCGATCACCGAAGGACGGTCGGTGAAGTCCTGCAGCAGGTTGACTCCGCGATCGAATTCCACCAGCAGCGCCCGGTCGCCTGGCTGCATCAGGCTGAGCACGAACTGGCGCGCCGCTTCCTTCTCGAAGTCCAACTGGGTGCGGACGCTCTGGCTGGTATCCATGATCAGCGCCAGTTGCAGAGGGAGATCGGTGGGCCGGTCGAAGGTGGTGATCTCCTGCCGCTCGCCGTCCTCGTAAATCTCGAAGCGCTCCTTGGGCAGGTCGGTGATGAAGCGCCCCCGCTTGTCGGTGACCGTGACGATGACGTTGACGCGTTCAACCTCGACGCGGATCACTTGATCGTCCTGCTCCTGAGCGAGCAGAGCGGCCGGCACCACCGACAAGGCCAGAAGCGGCGGTATCAATGACTTCAGCATCCTAATACTCTACACGAAAGGCAGCCGCCTTCGCCCCTGGCCTGGAAACTTTGAAACTTGCGGCGGCAAATGGAATCTTTACTGAAGGTCGATGTCGCGAGAGATGACGCCGGCCGGCAGGTGGCAGCGTGAACAAGACGGTAGCGGGCAACGTAGTGTTGCCCGAGACTCAAGAAAAGCCGCCCATGTCCGAAAAGGGAGGTAGAGCAAGCGTTTTGAGGAGGGGCGAACGGCCGTCTGCTTGGCTTGCGTGGCGGGTGAATCGAGGAAATGTGATGAACTTCAAGCCTAATCTGATCACGCTCAACCACCTTGAATTCTTTTGCCAGCAGAACCAGCTCATGGTCAAGGGGCGCACTCGGGCCGGCAAGGAACTTTGGGTCAGCCCTCTGGGAGCTCATTCGGGCGACCTTTCTTATGAGCAGATCGACGAGGCTCTAGGAGGCATCTCGACCTTCGAGCTGCGTGAACTGCTGTCAAGCCCCGACACTTCCCGCGTATCCTACTTCGTCACCCGCAACGAGCTGGAACAGGAGCTCGACCACCTGATTCACTAACTCCTTTCCAGCCCACAGGATGCGGCTGCCCACATTGCTACTACAGGTCGGGTCGCTTACAATGGCGCGGCATGAGCGCTGACGACAAGGCACGAACCATCGATGCCATTCTTTACGGCCTGATCGAGCATTGGTACAAGCGGGTGGCCCCCAACTATGTCACCGAGAAAGACTCTCACGACCTGGGTTTAGAGCCCGAGATCAAGCGTTTTCACGAGCCTGCAAAGCACCGCATCAAATTTGCCCGGCCCAATGAGCTGGACGTCACCTACGGGCTGGAGGTGCGAGAGCGGCACGGGCTCATCTTCATCGTCGCCAGCGTCAACAACAAGTCCACCGGCTTCGACTACCGCAGCTATGTCGACCGCCTTCAGAAGTACTACTGGCGCGCCCGCAGCGAAAAGCCCTGGACCGAGCCCGAGGTCGATCACTACGCCTTTTCCGACCTGCTGGCTTTCGAGCCGGTGCTGGACAAGTCGGTGCGAGTCGAATCGCGCGTCCGCAGGGCCGATATCGTGCATTCCGATTTCGAGGTGACGGAGAAGGGCGGCGATCTGCTGGAGGAACGGGACGACCTCTTCGCCGACCTGGTCGACGAGTACTGTCTGGCGCCCATGAAACGCATCTACGCCGAGTGCTATCGCGAGAGCGAGAGTGACTGATTGAACTCGCCTGACCCGGCTTGCATCCAACTTTGCAACTCATGCATTCCAGGACACTTGCATTGGCGTTGTGGACGTGGGCCAGTCTCGTTGCTTGGACTTTGGCTGACGATTCCGGGGAACTGAGCTTTGAGGGCGTAGAATCGATTCCCTATCAGGAACTGATCAGCCACCTGAAAGAAAAGGGATTCGACCCGCAGGCGCCGCAGGCCTTGAGCGAGCGCGACTGGGAGCGGGGCGAACGTTTGCTGCGCCACTACTACCAGGATCAAGGCTTTCCCCTGGCCCGCGTCGAGCGCACTACAACGGGCAGGGCGGGATTTCGAATCATCGAGGGTCCTAGGGCCGAACTGGGGTGGGTCGACTTCCAGGGCAACCAATTCTTCAGCGGCGATGAACTGGCCCGAGTGTTGGACGTCTCAGGCCGTCTCGACTTCAACCGCCTGGAGGAGCGCCTGGAAAAAGTGCGGGAGCACTACCGGGATGCCGGCTTCCCCCTGGCCACAGTCGAACGCGCTTCGCTGCAGGTGCAGGAGACCCGGGAGCGCAGTTTCTTTCCCTTGCCCTTTCAGAGCGTTTCGCGCCTGCGCATCCGTTTGAAGATCGAGGTCGAAGAAGGCGGCCGGTTCCGCTTCGGGCGATGGGATTGCCCGCAGGAACTGTCCGCGCTGCAACTTCCTCAACCGGTGGAAGGCGAGTTTTACAGTGAACGGCTTCTGCTGGAATTTCGCGCCCGGGCCGGGAAGCACTTCGCCTCCCAGGGACGCCTGATCCGAGAATTGCAGATCCTCCAGCGCTTCGATCAGGATGCGCTTGAGGTTGACCACCGGGTGGTCTTTTCCCTCTACCCTCCACTCGACGTCCGCTTCATCCGCCTGCAAGGACACCACAATTATCCCGACCGTTTCTACCGGCGGGAGTTGCGGTTGGAAGAGAGCCGCCCTTTCGATCCGCGCCTTTTGGCCCGCAGCCTTTCCAACCTCAACTCCACCGGGGTGCTCAAACGCCCGCTGACCGATCAGGACGTGGAGCTGGTCATCCATGAGCCCCAGGCGATGGTCGACGTGGTCATCTCCCTCGAGGAAAAGAAGCCGCGCGGTTTCTTCTACTCGCTCAGCCGCAACGATCTGGGCGGATTGCAGGTGGGTCTGGTCTTCACTTTGGCCAACTGGCTGGGCTTGGGCGAGGAACTGGGTTTGAACGTCGAGCATGGCGGCGGCACCACCGGCGCCGCGCTGGGGATCGCTTCGCGCTACCTGCTGGGGACCGACGTTCCCTTGCGCTTCGCTCTGCGTTTTTTTCGCCGCCACACCGGATTTCGCCTCTCCGGCGTGGACGAACGGGTTGAGGACGTCTTCCGCTCCAAGGAAACCGGCTTCACCGGACTGGCAGCTTACCGCGTCCGCCATGGACAGGAAACGGGAAGCGAGTACAGCCTTTCCTGGTTGCAGCGTCCCCAGCAGGAACCGGCCCGCCGGGTTGTGCTGCGTCCTTTCTGGACCTGGGGCCGCGAGGACGAGCTCGTCGGGGGCCAGTCGCTCAAGGTGTCCAGCCGCTTCTCCTTTTTTGACGATCCCTCCCAGGCCTGGAACTGGAGTCCTCGTCTGGAATATCGCCGTGAGGGCAGGGAAGAGCCGCTGCAAAGAGGCTTCGCCTTTCGCTTTCAAGCCCAGTACTCGCACTTCGGGTCTGGAAGCCAGTTGCTCTCCGAGCGTCTCTTTACCGATTCCGACACCGCGCGGGGATTCTCGGGCACCACCTCGGGTCCCTGGCGTCGTGAAAAGGAGGGACTGCGTCCGCTGGGAGGAGACGCCCTGTTGGGCCTCAATAGCGAGTATCAGGTGCCGCTCACCCGCAATGTATCGGTGTCGCCCTTTTTCGACACCGCCATCAACTTCTCCACTCGAAGTCCGCAAGGATTCCGGGTGGTGGAGTCGACCAATCGAATCTTGAGGGCCTCTCTGGGAAGCGAGTTGCGAGTCGACCTTCCCGCCCAATTGCCTCAGCTTCGCCTCATCGCTGCCTGGAACCCCCTGCGCATGCAGGACGTCCTCAGCCAGGGCCCCTCGGGACTGGCCCGCCTGCGCGATCCCCGCGCCAGCCTGCGCCTGGCTTTCGATCCCGTCTTCTGAGGCGACCGCGCCCTGATCGTCCTCAAACACATTCCATTGGACGTCACGCGGCATGGGAGCGGCCCGTGGCATTCATGAGAATCGCCGCAAGGATGCGCCTCCCCACCATCCGTGCATCGGTTCGCTCTTCCAGCGCACTTAGGCGGCTGGGCCCTCAGCAATTGGGTTGCGACGGTGCAGGTTTGAACCGCGACGGGAGGTCGCTTCATCCAAATAGAGTGGAGGTGACGGATGAATACGGCTCGATGGATACTTTTCTCCCTGACATTCTTCCTGTTTTTCGGACTCGCTTCACAGGCCCGCCACTATCCGCTGGTGGGCGTGGTCACCGACCACTACGACCTGACCTACCGCGACCTGGACCGCCTCGAATACGAGTTCGATCATTGGGCCCGGCGCAGCCATTCCCATCTCCAATTCCGCTACGCCAAACAACGCCGCCATTACCGTCCCCGCAGCGGCTACGGCTATAACCGGGGCTACCGCGACCGCTATCATGATTGGGACTACACGCTGCATCTGGACGTGGACCGCGGCTACTACGGGCGCTGCGGATCTTACCGCCTGCACTATGATTGGTATGTCGTCGACCACTACAACCGGGTCATCAGGCGGGGACACGCCCACCACGTCAGGCATCTGGCCCGAGACGTGGTCAGGGTCATCGACCGCCACTGGCGCTGACCGGGCTGCCGTCGCCGCGGGGGCGTCAACCACTTGAACGGGCAGGGGTTGAATTTCGTGGGCCCCTGCACGTATCTTGAGACGTGATGCAGGTTTGTCCACAAGCGCCCACCCCCAAAAAGCAAGAAGCCCTGGGACGACAGGTGCTGATCGACCTCTACGGATGTCCGGCCGACCTGCTGGACGACGTCAAGCGGGTTGAGAACGCCTTGGTGCAGGCCGCCCGAAGCTGCGGCGCCAGGGTGGTAGAAACGGTGCTTCACCGCTTCAGTCCGCAGGGCGTGAGCGGAGTGGTGGTGATCGCCGAAAGTCACTTGGCCGTCCACACCTGGCCCGAGCAGGGCTACGCCGCGCTGGACGTCTTCACCTGCGGCGACGTGCTCTCTCCCCAGGAACTGACCGAGGCTCTGGGGACTTTGTTCGCCGCCCACAACTCCCGCTCCCGCGTCATTCAGCGCGGGCTTCAACCCCACGCCCATGCGCCAAGTCCAAGGGAAAGCTAAGCGCCGCAATCCAGACTTGGAAGTTGGCCGCTGGGGAGAGAGTTTTGACCGGCTGTCCTAGCCTCTGATGCGCTTCTCGTTGAAAAGCAAGGCGAAGGCCGCGGCCACGGCGCCGGCCATGATGGCGGGCTGGATCCAGATGTCCGTCCATTGGTGGCCGCTCACCTCTCCGTTAAGCAACACCTCGTTGCCTTGCACGATGCGGCCCGACACCCAGGCTCCTATGACCATGCCCACTCCGTAGGTGATCAGCGTAATGAATCCCTGGGCGCTGGAGCGCAGCCCGGGAGGAGCCTTCTTGTCGACGTAGATCTGGCCGGTAACAAAGAAAAAGTCATAGCAGACGCCATGCAGGATAATGCCCAAATAGAGCATCCACACCAGGGCGTCGTTGTTGCCGAAGGCGAAGAGCACATAGCGGGCGGTCCAGGCCAGCATTCCCACCAGCAGCATGTACTTGACGCCCAAGCGGCGGAAGAAGAAGGGCATGACCAGCATGAAGACGATCTCGGAGCCTTGTCCCAGCGTCATCTTGGCGGCCACCGCCTGCATCCCGCTCTCGTTGAGGAAGAGGTTGGTGAAGTTGTAGTAGAAGGCCAGGGGAATGGAAATCAGCAGCGAACTGACGATGAAGACGGCGAAGGGGCGTTCTTTCATCAGGCGCAGGGCGTCCAGCCCCAACACCTCGGCCACGCTCACCGACTTGCCCGCTGAAGCGGGCGGCGTGTGGGGCAGCGAAAAGGAATAGAGGGCCAGCAGGGCCGAGGCGCCGGCCGCCAGCCGCATGGGCGTCGAGGTGGCTTCGATGCCCTCCAGCCCGAAGCCTTCCATGGTGGAGATGATGATCCCGGCTACGATCCAACCGATGGTGCCCAGGACGCGGATGGAGGGGAACTCTTTTTCCGGCTCCTTCATCTGGTAGAAGGAGATGGCGTTGACCAGGGCCAGCGTGGGCATGTAGCAGAGGGCATATCCCAGCAGCACCCAGAAGAAGAACCCCGCATCGGTGACGGTGGAAGCGTAGTAAAGCAGCGCCGCGCCCAGCAAGTGCAGCACTCCCATGACCTTCTGGGCGGCGAAGTATCGGTCGGCCACCAGTCCCACGAAGAAGGGCGAGAGGATGGCGGCCCAGGCCGTGGTGCTGTAGGCGCGGCTGATTTCGGTTCCCTGGAAGCCTATCTCGTTGAGGTAGGTGCCCATGGTCACCGACCAGGCTCCCCAGATAAAGAACTCCAGGAACATCATTGCGCTCAAGCGCATGCGCAGCGTTATTTCCATGGCGCCGGATTATATAGCCCCCGCCAGGCGTCGAAAAGTGGTGCGCCAAGTCTAAGGCAAGGGGACCGGGCTGATGCTGGTGAAGTCTCCTGCGGCGCTTCCCAGTTCCAGGGCGATGACGGCCAGGGCGTGGACGTCGGCCTCGATTTCAAGGGTCCCTTCGAACTCTTCAGGAAGCTCGAAGAACTCGTCGATGAATTGGGAAATGCGTTGGTTGGCCTGCACGCGGAACTCGGTTTCGGCACCCGGCACCGGCATTCCTTCAGCGTCGAGCACGCTGAGCCGCACGTTGGTGGCCGCAGTGCGCAGGTTGCGCAGGGCCACTCCGGTGCGGATCGTAAGCAGGGCCGATTGACGCACGGGCACCCGGGCCCGCTTCAGCACCTCTCCCGTACCTACTGCGGCTGATCCAGGCGCCAGGCTGTAGCGGGCTTGCGCTCCCAAGGGTCGGTCGGAGAGCACCGAAAGCGAACCCAGGAACAGGTCATCCCCTTGCGGCGAGGTGGTGAGGGTAATCGAACCGTCGGGAGGAATGACCAGTCCTTCGGCCAATGGCAAGTCCGGTGCCGCCGCAGGCGCATCTGTCAACTCCATCCCGTTGACGTCGAAGAGCCGCAGCGCCGCGCCGGCGCTTTCGGACGATAAGTTGAAGAGAGTCAATCGCGTCGAAAACCCGGCACCTCCCCCGAACTGGGCCAAGTGGACCTCGGGCACGAAGAGCGCGGCGGTGCCGAACGATTGGGCCTCCTGCCGCGTGTTTGCGAAAATCTGCGAACGGCCGGTCACAGTGTCCACAACCGTGATCTCGTAGGCAACGTCGGTAAGCCCTCCAAAGAAGAACCAGAAATTGCCGTTTGCCGAGCGGCCGTCTTCGATCCTGACCAGAACTTCGAGGTTAGACTCGGCGAAGAACGTCAGAGCGCCGCTTCGATCGGTCAGGAAGACGGCGTTGGCCTCACCTAAGTTGATGTCGTCAGCCCGCCAGTTGGCCCTCACCTGAAAGCGGCCCTCCAGCAGGCAAAGCGTCTGATCGTCGGGTAAGCAGGAACTGGCCAGGGACGCGATAACCGGGGCGGGAAAGATGGCACCCTTCGGATGCAGTTTCGCCGCCGCCGAGGGCGGCGGGCTGGGGATGGCCGCAGTGTCCTGAATGGTTGCGAACTCACCCGCCTGGTTGAGGTAGCTGACCTCCTGGCCAGTCATTTCGTCGCGCACCGTCATCTCGAACTCGAAGTTGCTGGTGGAGGCGGCGAAGACCCAGAAGTGGCCGGTTATGTTCCTCCCGTCGAGGACCTTGACGATCAGGCTGAGATCCCCTTCGTCGACAAACCAGAAAAATCCCGTGTCCTCGTTATGCTTGACGGCTTGCCCCATCCCCGCGGCGTCCGCCGCTGCCAGCGACAATTCATTGCCGGGAAAGTTGGAGAACTCAACCTCGACCGAGAAACGGTCGCCCGCTCCCAGGCAAAGCCGCGTAGGCGCAGTCGAGCAGGCCGTGCCTGCCAGCAGCGTATTTTGAGTAAAACAAAATAGTGCAACCAGATAAATTGAAAACAGATTCTTGTAACTTTTTGGCATGGAGGGATTATCGGTCGATTGGGGCCCTTTGTCCAGTCGTCTCAGGGTGCAGCCAGGTGGCGGAGGATGGTGTCGATGACGAGTCGGGGGCGGTCGAGGGGTATCCAGTGGGAGCTCTGGCTGGCATGGATGAAGCGTCCGCGGCGGGAGAGGCGGGCCAGGGCCTGCTGACGCGTCATCCAGAGCGGGTCTTCGTTGTCGGCGGCCAGCACCGATAGGGGGAGGTCGCCAAAATGCTCAATCGCCGCTACGCTGCGGGCGGCCTCGGGGACGCGGGCGATGGTGTCGGCCAGAGAGGCGTAGAAGTGAGGACGCGTCCAGAACCATCCGATGGGCTGGCGCAGGTCCTGGGGGAGTTGCTGCAGTGGAGCCAGCAGACGTTCCTGGGCCTGGCGCGGTATGCCGATTCCCAGCCATGATCCGATGCTGCGGGCCTTGCCGCGGTTGCCGGCTCGGGCCAGTTGCACCACCAGCCGGGTCAGTCCCAGGTGGGCCAGCCAGCGCGCCCGCCGGGCCAGGCGCGCCCCGTGGGTGATCTTGCGGCGGTCAGGCGCCTTGAGGTCGATCCATTGCTGTTCGTCGGCGGCATCGAGCAGGATCAATCCGGCGGTTTGGGAGCCATGGCGGTGGGCGAAAGCGCGGGCGTTGAAAGCGCCGTAGGAGTGTCCCACCAGCAGATAGGGGGCCGGAAGACGCAAGGCTTGCAGCAGCCGGTGCAACTCGTCGACGGTGTTTTCCAGCGTCCGCGGGCTTGGCGAGGGATCGCTCCACCCGCTTCCCGCCCGGTCGTAGCTGAGGGTGTGGGCGTGCTTGGCGACTTCAGGCTGCACCAGCGCCCAACTGATTGAGGAACTGGCCAGGGCTGAGTCGAAGACCACTGTAGGGGGCGTCGCCGCCGCATCAGCAGGACTCTTAACCAGAGCATGCAGCCGCCAGCCGCCGACATCCACCATTTGTCCCGGCGGCGGAAACCGCCGCGAGTCCATCCGCTCTCCCAGCCGCTGATAAACCAGTCCCACCCCCGCCAAAGCCGAAACCCCGGCAGCACCCGCCGTCACGATCTCCAACATCGCCATCCGCCCAGTCTATCGCGCTTTCCGCCCCTGCGACGTCCTGC
The DNA window shown above is from Acidobacteriota bacterium and carries:
- a CDS encoding alpha/beta hydrolase — protein: MAMLEIVTAGAAGVSALAGVGLVYQRLGERMDSRRFPPPGQMVDVGGWRLHALVKSPADAAATPPTVVFDSALASSSISWALVQPEVAKHAHTLSYDRAGSGWSDPSPSPRTLENTVDELHRLLQALRLPAPYLLVGHSYGAFNARAFAHRHGSQTAGLILLDAADEQQWIDLKAPDRRKITHGARLARRARWLAHLGLTRLVVQLARAGNRGKARSIGSWLGIGIPRQAQERLLAPLQQLPQDLRQPIGWFWTRPHFYASLADTIARVPEAARSVAAIEHFGDLPLSVLAADNEDPLWMTRQQALARLSRRGRFIHASQSSHWIPLDRPRLVIDTILRHLAAP